One genomic window of Bacillus mycoides includes the following:
- the gmtY gene encoding gamma-mobile-trio recombinase GmtY encodes MRYVQVSSKTYRDNTGRSIDFPTLLVEYNGETMLFEQLHRYQIKNRSKSRTWHKKLVQAVGLLLDYMEANQKYYSSPKEFFDTFTESVYSGTINEEGLDPSGLYWLPKRVETANMLLSALNGLSDWLYEEYGAVQLNPWRKATRYEERLNWMAQINKSQNSFLGHLNDVHEISETAKLARNAVRRRKPYSSKGDTKAFPENKIHELLWEGFKNTRKNYELDLVDRYNWRDIAITILMHGGGLRHSEVFHLWVQDVFLDHEDPNLAVVRIYHPSEGRAPQDFKNPTTGKYITDRESYLLLKYGLLPRNMYSAQDKRFAGWKEPRLDNDEDKYMHVYWLSKEWGYIFMYVWKMYMVKRLRGGIKDTHPFAFVSHSPKTLGEMMPLRTQRESHEKAVEKIGLTVGKKDGTTPHGHRHAYGQRLKNANIPDGIKQISMHHKSIESQNVYTEPTVADVTASLNNATASLDNGCVLPMQTEIDAWMNEETKQQNRYRYRRK; translated from the coding sequence ATGAGATATGTTCAGGTATCTTCAAAAACATATAGGGATAATACAGGAAGGAGTATAGACTTTCCTACTCTTCTAGTTGAGTATAATGGAGAAACAATGCTTTTTGAACAATTACACAGATATCAAATAAAGAATCGTAGTAAAAGCAGAACTTGGCATAAGAAGTTAGTACAAGCTGTTGGACTATTGCTTGATTATATGGAAGCTAATCAGAAATATTATTCTTCTCCAAAAGAATTCTTTGATACATTTACGGAGTCTGTTTATTCAGGAACAATAAATGAAGAAGGTTTAGACCCTTCGGGGCTTTATTGGTTACCTAAAAGAGTTGAAACAGCAAATATGCTTTTATCTGCTTTAAATGGGTTATCAGATTGGTTATATGAAGAATATGGAGCTGTTCAATTAAACCCTTGGAGAAAAGCCACAAGATACGAAGAACGACTTAACTGGATGGCACAGATAAACAAAAGTCAGAACTCATTTCTAGGACATTTAAATGATGTTCATGAAATCTCTGAAACTGCAAAGTTAGCTCGCAATGCTGTTAGAAGAAGAAAACCATACTCATCAAAAGGAGATACAAAAGCCTTCCCCGAAAATAAAATACATGAGCTCCTATGGGAAGGGTTTAAGAATACAAGAAAGAACTATGAATTAGACCTTGTTGACCGTTATAACTGGCGTGATATTGCCATTACTATACTGATGCATGGCGGTGGACTTAGGCATAGTGAAGTATTTCATTTATGGGTACAGGACGTATTCCTTGACCATGAAGACCCAAATCTTGCTGTGGTACGAATCTATCATCCAAGCGAAGGAAGAGCCCCGCAGGATTTCAAGAACCCTACTACTGGTAAATATATAACAGACAGAGAAAGCTATCTGTTGTTAAAATATGGTTTACTTCCACGCAATATGTATTCCGCACAGGACAAACGATTTGCAGGGTGGAAAGAGCCAAGACTTGATAACGATGAAGATAAATACATGCATGTTTACTGGTTGTCAAAGGAATGGGGATACATCTTTATGTATGTATGGAAAATGTATATGGTAAAAAGGTTAAGAGGTGGAATTAAGGATACTCACCCATTTGCCTTTGTCTCACATTCGCCTAAAACACTAGGAGAAATGATGCCACTTAGGACTCAGAGGGAGTCTCACGAAAAAGCGGTTGAAAAGATTGGTTTGACAGTCGGAAAGAAAGATGGCACTACTCCACACGGACATAGACACGCATATGGTCAAAGACTTAAAAATGCCAATATACCTGACGGCATCAAACAAATTTCCATGCACCACAAATCCATAGAGTCTCAGAACGTATACACAGAGCCAACAGTTGCAGATGTTACAGCTTCACTAAATAATGCCACTGCATCTTTGGATAATGGTTGTGTACTTCCAATGCAGACTGAGATTGATGCATGGATGAATGAAGAAACTAAACAGCAGAACAGATACAGATATAGGAGAAAATAA
- the gmtZ gene encoding gamma-mobile-trio integrase GmtZ, protein MGRKSYDNFFKYKMIEELCKGKSSNDIELEYGVKHTTVLNWLRDFIKNGAFGDNALSPKENLRLEQLKEKAKKRELELRFHGTTKSENLEWLLEYDSDLQQWNEYASEWVKTVVRNKSLTLKSLSNFFKKYVIPYNITRSAQEFISIEYDTPDFYEIIYAERGSQSLALVEAKKNVEFVDWIIEEKFSVEDDLGNKLIPAEFKNPLTKYLPDYVKSSQRNESDKNVLPYRYIKDLRNILCPPNATCFRDLKFAQSASDSSRAGGDWFIVDKSVIDKNDTDCVYRFRKTSKYDQRRKGLSEEVYEMWFPGTTVLLLTKLLLPLRTYQVRMLDSGEMDTYKYVQSMRNVAGEWIKNDSHLSQGTKRNPFERGVLRKFKDKTTQLEMTGFFINTNKTADINKEESDKGYDIPWQYEEAQYWLAKLRDWQMKYNPISQPAKWADMKRNHLGQIKDVRILKQMGEITFLFRNPTSIGQEHLPIGVHGPDSFWYKTLKQLEVQLKENTASEEERTLKFVRPDRGDMTYYPLHSLRVSLITAYALEGGVPMPILSKAIAGHARLIMTLYYTKAGISYVTDTMNQAEKSILENDKEAFDRFIRDAKYEQLETSVAANDPIAYQAVINAQKSGASIIISDKGICPKGCFGCDSGGTYVNDDTDKITYGVVPGFPEQNCVRCRWFVTSPAFLPGLVHHFNTIGYNMGETGKRVIKYQHDIELLENEKYECELNGTIFTKHHELLKYEQLYTQEIQKNDKLANDYNATLRLIDKCMKLIKETSSDDGFQLVTVGSISDVGISIDNVEHELEQLQIICNGAELFPETDASKVVLQRSQIIDLTLKNNNKMPVMFSLTEEEQLIAGNQFMRLLINRAGSLKDAIPYAIGRKKLEEIGFENEFVNQLKSVTLNGNLLPI, encoded by the coding sequence ATGGGAAGAAAAAGTTATGATAATTTTTTTAAGTATAAAATGATTGAAGAACTTTGCAAAGGCAAATCATCAAATGATATTGAGCTAGAATATGGTGTTAAACATACTACTGTTCTGAACTGGCTCCGAGATTTCATTAAAAACGGAGCTTTTGGTGATAATGCATTATCGCCAAAAGAAAATCTGAGGCTTGAACAGTTAAAGGAAAAAGCCAAGAAAAGAGAACTTGAGTTAAGGTTTCATGGAACGACTAAGAGTGAAAACCTCGAATGGCTTTTAGAATATGATTCTGATTTACAGCAATGGAATGAATATGCATCGGAATGGGTAAAAACGGTTGTAAGAAACAAATCCTTAACACTTAAATCTCTATCAAACTTCTTTAAAAAATATGTTATTCCCTATAACATCACTAGGTCTGCGCAGGAGTTCATTTCAATAGAATATGACACCCCAGATTTTTACGAAATTATTTATGCAGAAAGAGGCTCACAATCCCTTGCTTTAGTTGAAGCAAAAAAGAATGTTGAATTTGTTGACTGGATTATTGAGGAGAAGTTTTCGGTTGAAGATGATTTAGGAAACAAACTTATTCCAGCAGAATTTAAAAATCCTCTAACAAAATACTTACCAGACTATGTAAAATCATCGCAACGTAATGAATCAGATAAGAATGTTCTGCCTTATAGGTACATAAAAGACCTTCGTAATATACTCTGTCCTCCAAATGCAACCTGCTTTAGAGACTTGAAATTTGCACAAAGTGCAAGCGATTCAAGTAGAGCAGGTGGTGATTGGTTCATTGTTGATAAGTCTGTTATTGATAAAAATGACACAGACTGTGTTTACAGATTCAGAAAAACTTCCAAGTATGACCAGAGAAGAAAAGGACTTTCTGAAGAAGTATATGAGATGTGGTTTCCGGGGACTACTGTGTTGCTTTTGACAAAACTCCTTCTTCCTTTGAGAACTTATCAGGTGCGTATGCTTGACAGTGGAGAAATGGATACTTATAAGTATGTGCAGTCTATGCGAAATGTGGCTGGAGAATGGATTAAGAATGATTCACATTTAAGTCAGGGTACAAAAAGAAATCCTTTTGAAAGAGGAGTTCTTCGTAAATTCAAAGACAAAACAACGCAGCTTGAAATGACAGGTTTTTTTATCAACACGAATAAAACAGCAGACATCAACAAAGAGGAATCCGATAAAGGTTATGACATTCCTTGGCAGTACGAAGAAGCACAATACTGGCTTGCAAAACTTAGGGATTGGCAGATGAAGTACAATCCTATTTCTCAACCTGCAAAATGGGCAGACATGAAAAGAAACCACTTAGGACAGATAAAAGATGTAAGGATTTTAAAACAAATGGGGGAAATCACATTTCTTTTCAGAAATCCTACTTCAATAGGACAGGAACACTTGCCAATAGGAGTACATGGACCGGATTCTTTTTGGTATAAGACACTTAAACAGCTTGAGGTTCAACTTAAAGAAAATACAGCATCCGAAGAAGAAAGAACATTAAAATTTGTGCGTCCAGACCGTGGAGATATGACTTATTATCCCCTTCATTCACTCAGAGTATCACTTATAACTGCCTATGCTCTTGAAGGTGGAGTTCCAATGCCTATTCTTTCAAAGGCTATCGCAGGTCACGCAAGACTCATTATGACTCTTTATTATACAAAAGCAGGTATTTCATATGTTACAGATACAATGAATCAGGCTGAAAAGAGCATTCTTGAAAATGATAAAGAAGCTTTTGATAGATTTATTAGAGATGCAAAGTATGAACAGTTAGAAACAAGTGTAGCTGCCAATGATCCAATAGCTTATCAGGCAGTAATCAACGCTCAAAAATCAGGTGCAAGTATTATTATAAGTGATAAAGGAATTTGTCCTAAAGGCTGTTTTGGATGCGATTCAGGTGGCACATATGTTAATGATGATACGGATAAAATCACTTATGGTGTTGTTCCGGGTTTTCCAGAGCAGAACTGTGTCAGATGTAGATGGTTCGTAACTAGTCCTGCTTTTCTTCCTGGCTTAGTGCATCATTTTAATACCATAGGCTACAATATGGGCGAAACAGGAAAACGAGTGATTAAATATCAGCATGATATAGAACTTTTAGAAAATGAAAAATATGAATGTGAACTTAATGGAACCATATTTACAAAACATCATGAATTGCTTAAATATGAGCAATTATATACACAGGAGATACAGAAGAATGATAAGCTAGCAAACGATTATAATGCCACTCTTCGCCTTATTGATAAGTGCATGAAGTTAATCAAAGAAACATCTTCTGATGATGGATTTCAGCTTGTTACCGTAGGTTCTATATCGGATGTTGGAATTTCTATTGACAACGTTGAACATGAACTTGAACAGCTTCAAATCATCTGTAATGGGGCGGAACTGTTTCCTGAAACAGATGCAAGCAAGGTAGTTCTTCAAAGGTCTCAAATCATAGATCTAACATTAAAAAATAACAATAAAATGCCCGTTATGTTCTCATTAACAGAAGAAGAACAGCTCATAGCAGGAAATCAATTCATGAGGCTTTTGATTAATCGTGCAGGTAGTTTAAAAGATGCCATTCCTTATGCAATCGGGCGTAAGAAACTTGAAGAAATCGGGTTTGAGAATGAGTTTGTTAATCAACTTAAATCTGTGACTTTAAACGGTAATTTATTACCAATATAG
- the gmtX gene encoding gamma-mobile-trio protein GmtX produces MEMHPDELFLKFYENASTRKKKTLELINNACKKQSESDIKDFSIGTIARLIADDGGPSEQALRNKNAEDYRVLISQWAEYYKTTTKKPKKEKRTTVNDDILASISEPTTKALVGMLMAENKKLKRENSLLKEQTTFTIDMRPINDLSKNKDVVIVEPSYNLTDTEIDAMRNAISNEFMNHQGWTTDNYGRVKENGIQVYKAGYVTAIQKILNEI; encoded by the coding sequence ATGGAAATGCATCCAGATGAACTGTTCTTAAAGTTTTACGAGAACGCTTCTACAAGGAAAAAGAAAACATTAGAACTCATAAATAATGCCTGTAAAAAACAGTCCGAGTCTGACATAAAAGATTTTTCCATTGGCACCATAGCCAGACTGATAGCAGATGATGGCGGTCCAAGTGAACAAGCACTTAGAAACAAAAATGCCGAGGATTACAGAGTTTTGATAAGCCAGTGGGCTGAATACTATAAAACTACCACTAAAAAGCCTAAAAAAGAAAAGAGAACAACCGTAAACGATGATATCTTAGCAAGTATCTCCGAACCAACAACCAAAGCATTGGTTGGTATGCTTATGGCAGAGAATAAAAAGCTCAAAAGAGAAAACTCTCTGCTTAAAGAACAAACAACTTTTACGATTGATATGCGTCCTATAAACGATCTAAGCAAAAATAAGGATGTCGTTATAGTCGAGCCTTCTTATAATCTGACAGATACTGAAATAGATGCAATGAGAAATGCCATATCAAACGAATTTATGAACCATCAGGGATGGACTACCGATAATTATGGCAGAGTAAAAGAAAACGGCATTCAGGTATATAAGGCAGGATATGTAACTGCCATACAAAAAATTCTTAATGAAATATAA
- a CDS encoding serine hydrolase domain-containing protein: MKKIIVFVLTIFILFSGFATQSYALSDSKSAAIQALLDDASRISGVPAMSISILADDEVFYFSSGYADREKGLSASENTLYELASVSKAFTGMGIMLLEEQGLLSMNDPVQKYLPWFTLKYQGKPVDMQSLTLNNFLHHTSGLTNIRHTQNIPQGNTPDMLQKTVEMLVDTELAFPPGEQYNYGTVNYDVLGLVIEIVSRQSYEDFMREQVFQPLGLHQTYVYKEDAQATGQLAQGYRSSFFMTTPFKAPDYAGNKPAGYIISNTKDMARWMGIQMGIVQDIPEIFHTVIEKSHRGDMSVSAVNDMYYAAGWSVNADQTIIEHTGGNPNFRTEVVILLNERTAVCLLSNGANTNINLVLKVKDILDGNLTQSYEISGTQLLDIILSSITIILCLLAVLLFLLGLRRRKTNERQPMTKKRIIVTVIFLIATIALGILCCAFDWSTILIWQTYSVLTALISSALLTASITWFVYTHR, translated from the coding sequence ATGAAAAAGATTATTGTTTTTGTATTAACGATATTTATATTATTCTCAGGATTCGCAACACAAAGTTATGCGTTGTCTGATTCGAAATCTGCGGCAATACAAGCGTTGCTAGATGATGCCTCTCGTATATCAGGTGTGCCGGCAATGTCAATCTCAATACTTGCTGATGATGAAGTGTTCTACTTTTCTTCAGGGTATGCTGACCGTGAAAAGGGGTTGTCTGCAAGTGAAAATACACTCTATGAGTTAGCCTCGGTCAGTAAAGCTTTTACCGGTATGGGTATTATGCTGTTGGAAGAGCAAGGGCTGCTCTCAATGAATGACCCTGTCCAAAAATATTTACCTTGGTTTACGTTAAAGTATCAAGGGAAACCTGTTGATATGCAAAGCCTTACACTAAATAACTTTCTTCACCATACCAGTGGTCTAACAAATATTAGGCATACTCAAAATATTCCACAAGGCAATACACCGGATATGTTGCAAAAGACTGTGGAAATGCTCGTAGATACTGAATTGGCGTTCCCTCCCGGTGAACAGTATAACTATGGAACCGTTAATTATGACGTATTGGGTTTGGTTATTGAGATTGTGTCGCGACAAAGCTATGAAGACTTTATGAGGGAACAGGTATTTCAGCCGTTAGGTCTTCACCAGACGTATGTTTATAAAGAAGATGCTCAAGCCACTGGACAGTTGGCACAGGGCTACCGTTCTTCCTTTTTTATGACAACTCCATTTAAAGCTCCGGATTATGCTGGGAATAAGCCCGCAGGCTACATCATTTCTAATACAAAAGATATGGCGCGTTGGATGGGCATACAGATGGGTATTGTGCAGGACATACCCGAAATATTTCACACGGTTATCGAAAAATCACATAGGGGTGATATGTCTGTTTCGGCTGTCAACGATATGTATTATGCGGCAGGCTGGTCGGTAAACGCCGACCAAACGATTATAGAACACACTGGGGGCAATCCAAATTTCAGAACCGAAGTAGTCATACTGCTAAATGAACGAACAGCCGTCTGCTTGCTGAGCAACGGCGCAAATACCAATATAAACCTGGTACTAAAAGTTAAAGATATACTAGACGGCAATCTAACTCAGTCATATGAAATAAGCGGCACACAGCTTTTGGATATCATTTTGTCGTCTATCACTATTATTCTTTGCCTATTGGCCGTTCTCCTATTTCTCTTAGGATTACGCAGAAGGAAAACGAATGAGCGGCAGCCAATGACAAAAAAGAGAATAATCGTAACAGTTATTTTCCTGATCGCTACGATTGCCCTGGGTATACTGTGCTGTGCTTTCGATTGGTCAACGATACTTATTTGGCAAACATATAGTGTTCTTACAGCTTTGATTTCGTCAGCATTATTAACAGCAAGCATTACATGGTTTGTATACACTCACCGATAA
- a CDS encoding aromatic amino acid transport family protein, which translates to MNGNTAKKIEFQAENTAVKNEEYLDPKKWHKQDTTWALSLFGTAIGAGVLFLPINAGSGGLLSLLLITILAFPVMYYSHRALAKMIYASNSADEGITGTIREYFGNKASIIFNIVYFVSIYTIVLMYSVALTNTASSFIVHQLHMPEPPRAILSLVLVLGLIAILNFGQDIIVKIMSMLVYPFIVSLLFISISLIPQWNTSMLSFSSVSTASTGTGYFGVILMILPIIVFSFNHSPLISSFVMKQRATYGIEATDAKCAQIQKVCYIMTFVVVMFFVWSSALSLTPKDLMMAKEQNLSILSYLANELNSPVITIAAPIIAFVAITKSFLGHYIGAYEVMRDVIIKFGKTRGKAIEEKTVKTMILAFVVLTCWYVAYANPSILGIIDALSGPLVAAILCLLPMYAIRKVPVLAKYRGKMSNVFVIIVGILTVLASIKSLF; encoded by the coding sequence ATGAATGGGAATACTGCAAAAAAAATAGAATTTCAAGCTGAAAATACTGCAGTGAAAAATGAGGAATATCTAGATCCTAAAAAGTGGCATAAACAAGATACTACCTGGGCATTGAGCCTTTTTGGAACAGCAATTGGAGCAGGAGTACTCTTTTTACCTATTAATGCAGGTTCAGGTGGTTTATTATCATTACTGTTAATTACGATACTTGCATTTCCTGTTATGTATTACTCACATAGGGCACTTGCTAAAATGATATACGCTTCTAATTCTGCTGATGAGGGGATCACAGGTACAATAAGAGAGTATTTTGGAAATAAGGCAAGTATCATTTTTAACATAGTATATTTCGTTTCAATTTATACGATCGTGCTGATGTATTCGGTTGCACTTACAAATACTGCAAGTAGTTTTATCGTGCATCAATTGCACATGCCGGAGCCTCCAAGGGCCATTTTATCTCTTGTATTAGTGCTCGGCCTTATAGCTATACTAAATTTTGGTCAAGATATCATTGTAAAGATAATGAGCATGCTAGTATATCCTTTTATCGTGTCTTTACTTTTTATCTCAATATCTTTAATTCCACAGTGGAATACGTCAATGCTCAGTTTTTCAAGTGTTTCTACTGCTTCAACAGGGACAGGGTATTTTGGAGTGATATTGATGATACTACCAATCATAGTATTCTCATTTAATCATTCTCCTCTTATTTCGTCATTTGTTATGAAACAGAGAGCTACCTATGGAATAGAAGCTACTGATGCCAAATGTGCTCAAATACAAAAAGTTTGTTATATTATGACATTCGTAGTAGTTATGTTCTTTGTTTGGAGTAGTGCACTGAGTTTAACTCCAAAAGATCTTATGATGGCTAAAGAACAAAACTTATCAATTCTATCGTATCTTGCTAATGAGCTTAATTCACCAGTAATCACTATTGCAGCTCCTATCATTGCTTTTGTGGCTATAACTAAGTCTTTCCTTGGCCATTATATAGGGGCATATGAGGTAATGCGTGACGTAATTATCAAGTTTGGTAAAACACGCGGAAAAGCTATCGAAGAAAAAACAGTTAAGACAATGATTCTTGCTTTTGTCGTATTAACATGTTGGTATGTTGCTTATGCAAATCCAAGTATTCTTGGAATCATTGATGCCCTTAGCGGTCCGTTAGTTGCCGCGATCTTATGTCTATTACCAATGTATGCGATTCGTAAAGTACCAGTACTGGCTAAATACAGAGGGAAAATGAGCAATGTATTTGTCATTATTGTAGGTATACTTACTGTCCTAGCAAGTATTAAGTCATTATTCTAA
- a CDS encoding ABC transporter permease — MKSKTGVLLGRLMRNIMRSPDTIITVAITPIMMMLLFVYVFGGAIKTGTDNYVNYLLPGILLMAIASGVAYTSVRLFTDVKSGLMARFITMPIKRSSVLWAHVLTSLVANVLTIVVVILVALLMGFRSSANILDWLAVAGILGMFTLALTWLAIIPGLTAKSMEGATAYSYPLIFLPFISSAFVPTETMPKIVRAFAENQPVTSIVNAIRALLYEGTVGNDIWIALAWCIGIMVIAYFFAGKAFKRQLG, encoded by the coding sequence ATGAAAAGCAAAACAGGGGTATTACTAGGGCGCTTAATGCGCAACATTATGCGGAGTCCAGATACGATTATTACGGTAGCGATTACACCGATTATGATGATGCTGTTGTTTGTCTACGTATTTGGCGGCGCCATAAAGACAGGAACGGATAACTACGTCAATTATTTATTGCCGGGAATCTTGCTGATGGCTATCGCATCCGGTGTCGCTTACACATCCGTGCGGTTGTTTACGGATGTAAAGAGTGGGCTGATGGCACGTTTCATTACAATGCCTATCAAGCGCTCGTCGGTATTATGGGCTCACGTATTAACCTCACTTGTTGCTAATGTACTTACTATCGTGGTGGTTATCCTTGTTGCGCTCTTAATGGGCTTCCGTTCCAGCGCTAATATTCTGGATTGGCTTGCGGTAGCTGGAATACTTGGGATGTTTACGCTGGCGCTAACATGGTTGGCTATCATTCCCGGGTTGACAGCGAAGTCTATGGAAGGGGCTACAGCCTACTCATACCCGCTAATTTTTCTACCCTTTATTAGTTCGGCCTTTGTTCCTACCGAAACGATGCCAAAAATTGTTCGTGCGTTCGCTGAGAACCAGCCTGTAACTTCAATCGTGAATGCGATTCGTGCCCTCTTATATGAAGGGACTGTTGGCAACGATATTTGGATTGCACTTGCTTGGTGCATTGGCATTATGGTTATCGCTTACTTCTTCGCCGGTAAAGCATTTAAACGTCAGTTAGGGTAA
- a CDS encoding ABC transporter ATP-binding protein — translation MSNTAISVKGLKKSFKDKEVLKGVDFEVQRGEIFALLGSNGAGKTTTVNILSTLMKQDGGEVGVCGFDVQRQSDHVRQSISLTGQFAALDGMLTGRENLIMIANLRGVSSPAQVADNLLARFSLTDAANQRADQYSGGMKRRLDIAMSLIGTPAVIFLDEPTTGLDPEARIEVWDTVKELAGGGTTILLTTQYLEEAEQLADRIAILHGGKIITTGTLTELKEMFPPAKVEYIEKQPTLEEIFLAIIGKKEEM, via the coding sequence ATGAGCAACACAGCGATTTCTGTAAAAGGGTTAAAAAAATCCTTTAAAGATAAGGAAGTGTTAAAAGGGGTAGATTTTGAAGTGCAGCGTGGCGAGATTTTCGCGCTGCTGGGCTCAAATGGAGCGGGCAAGACGACGACGGTCAATATCCTCTCTACGCTGATGAAGCAAGATGGCGGCGAAGTAGGTGTTTGCGGTTTTGACGTCCAGCGTCAATCGGATCATGTTCGTCAAAGTATCAGTCTGACAGGGCAGTTTGCAGCTTTAGACGGTATGCTCACGGGAAGAGAAAACTTGATAATGATTGCCAATTTGCGTGGAGTTTCTAGTCCTGCTCAAGTCGCTGATAATTTGCTTGCAAGATTTAGCCTGACCGATGCAGCTAACCAGAGGGCAGACCAGTATTCAGGTGGGATGAAGCGCCGGCTTGACATCGCGATGAGTTTGATCGGAACGCCAGCAGTCATTTTTCTCGATGAACCGACGACAGGGCTTGACCCCGAAGCGCGGATTGAAGTGTGGGATACCGTCAAGGAACTTGCCGGCGGTGGCACAACCATCTTGCTGACAACCCAGTACCTGGAGGAAGCCGAACAACTGGCGGACCGTATCGCTATCTTGCATGGCGGAAAAATTATTACGACTGGTACTCTTACTGAACTTAAAGAGATGTTCCCGCCAGCAAAAGTGGAGTATATCGAGAAGCAGCCGACATTGGAAGAAATTTTCCTTGCGATCATCGGCAAAAAGGAGGAGATGTAA
- a CDS encoding DUF1048 domain-containing protein: MLEMFKKLIGDKKEYKMMMARVGALPEDYQFVFKKIQNYMWNFSAGNGMDMLHIQYELIDLFEAGAAEGRQVLEITGEDVASFADELVANAKTYVSKYREDLNESIMKQLRKK, from the coding sequence ATGTTGGAAATGTTCAAAAAATTAATTGGTGATAAAAAAGAGTACAAAATGATGATGGCACGGGTTGGAGCTCTGCCAGAGGACTACCAATTTGTGTTTAAGAAAATCCAAAACTACATGTGGAATTTCTCAGCGGGCAACGGGATGGATATGCTACACATACAGTATGAATTAATCGATTTGTTTGAAGCCGGTGCGGCGGAAGGCAGACAAGTGCTGGAAATCACTGGGGAGGACGTGGCATCCTTTGCTGACGAACTAGTGGCAAACGCTAAAACTTATGTCTCCAAGTATCGTGAAGATTTGAATGAAAGTATCATGAAGCAATTGAGAAAAAAATAA
- a CDS encoding PadR family transcriptional regulator, with protein MENLTEMLKGSLEGCVLEIISRRETYGYEITRHLNELGFTEVVEGTVYTILVRLEKKKLVNIEKKPSDMGPPRKFYSLNEDGRQELELFWRKWDFVSSKINVLKSN; from the coding sequence ATGGAAAATTTAACTGAAATGCTGAAAGGTTCGCTGGAAGGTTGTGTGCTGGAAATTATCAGCCGCCGTGAGACCTATGGCTATGAGATTACCCGCCACCTGAATGAGCTTGGGTTTACTGAAGTCGTGGAAGGAACGGTCTATACCATCCTTGTGCGATTAGAGAAGAAAAAACTTGTGAATATTGAAAAGAAACCATCAGATATGGGGCCGCCTCGTAAGTTTTATTCACTAAATGAGGATGGCCGTCAGGAGCTTGAATTATTTTGGAGAAAATGGGATTTTGTATCATCAAAAATTAACGTCTTGAAGTCAAACTAG